In the genome of Labrus bergylta chromosome 7, fLabBer1.1, whole genome shotgun sequence, the window ACAACTGGATTAGGGTTGTTTCAGGGGTAgtcctgaaattctctagaaatattcaggagtgcatttgtgaaaaaaacagcCTATTATTGATTGTATCACTGCCAAGTTGGTTTCAGAGCCCCGAACATGCAAATCTCATGATatggtgaaaataaaacatcctATTGAACCTTTTATATGTCAAACACTCAAGGTGAAAATGGATAATGAAACAGATAAACCAGGGTCATAAATAGAAATGTGTCTAATATTTTGTCTACCCTCCATAAGTTCAGAGCCATCATGACAGCTCCAACCTTCCAGTCCTGTGTTCTCCTTTGCATCATTGGATCCATCACTACCATACTTGCACTGCCCCCAACAGAGGCCCCGCTGTTCAAGGGGCATCCTTTTGTGGCCATTTGGAATGCTCCAACTGATAAGTGTCAGCATCTCCACATCCCACTGGACACTGCAGCCTTCAAGGCGGTGACCAAACCAAACTTGGTGCCAGGGCAGTTCCTGACCATTTTCTACGAGGAACGACTAGGCCTCTACCCTAAAGTTGACAACAAAGGAGACAAGACCTACAATGGTGGAATCCCTCAACGAGGCCACCTGACAGAACACCTGGCAAAGGCAAAGAACCAGATAGATAGGTACATCTCCAAGGACTCTTCTCATGGGCTAGCTGTCATTGACTGGGAGTCCTGGCGTCCCCTGTGGGACCGAAACTGGGGGTCAAAGCATGTTTATCAGAAGTTGTCTATTGCTTACGCAAAGcagatgtttccttttttaacgAGGAAAAAAGTCTCAGAACGTGCAATGGTAGACTTCCAGGATGCTGGACGACGTTTCATGGAGAAGACCCTTAGCCTCGGCATCAGTGAACGTCCGAACCGCCACTGGGGCTTCTACCTGTTGCCTGACTGCTACAACTACGACTGGAAAAATAAAGACTACACAGGGAAGTGCCCTGCGGAGATGCAAAAGCAGAACAACAAACTGCTGTGGCTCTGGGAGCGCAGCACCGCCCTCTTCCCTTCCatctatctaaaaaaaaacctgagtaACACCGCCAAAGCCACGCTGTTCGCCCGCAACCGAGTCCAGGAAGCAGTGAGGGTATCCAAGCTGCCCAAACATCCATACACAGTACCAATCTACGTCTACCAAAAGCCATTGTACCGGGAACAAGCCAAGAAGTTCCTGAGCAAGGTTAGTCGGTAGTCTTGCTTAAAATTTGTCTATTTCTGGACTTACAACATATCTCTACAACATATTACTTTGGATGTCCCAAGCTAGCAAGTATTTCCAGTGTTTCTTTTGGTTAATATtcctttaagaagaaaaaatggaAGTGTTGTTAAGACTGCCCTTCTGGCCTACATTCACTTTGCAGTACCAATGTTGGAGTTCTTTGCTAGGCTGGTGCCTGGCCGCTAAGGGATAAGATCACCATAAGTTGGTCTTCTTTGTTGTCCCTCGAGTTCCAGTCTTGGCTGAAAGCATTGTAAACTAGCCTCGTAGTTTAATGTTGACCGGGTTGACTTGTTGCCAGATGAGTTGTCTGTTACACTGGCTCTGGTCTCACAAAGTTGGCAACACTGACCACCAACTTCTTCTAGTACAGGCACTAACTGAGCTAACAAGCTACCAGTAACAAGCAGACAATGTGTAAAGTAAGTAAACTCTGTAAATCTAAAACTCCTAACTAGTGTTTTTGTACAATAATCAACGAGGTCCTGCTCAAAGCAAGTAGTAGAGACCAGGTACTGACGTCATGACAGGACATGTCATAAGCTTAGTAGGCGCGACTTACAGCTTCTAATAtagatttttaaaattgttGGACTGAGATGTTTCAGTAGTCAAGCCCAGAACGGCCaaataaacactaaacactTTAACGCTCTAAAAAGACCTAATCTTAACCCTTGATCTACCTTTTGTATGGAATCCCAGTCTGAAAATGGTAAAACCCTTAAAGGTAACTTTGACAAAGAAAATTGTACAACATATGGGTGAAATATGATAATGTCTATTGAAGCAAGTCccttgattttttaaatgaaggaaaCTGGtctaaaaaacatgttgtttgttaGTTGAGTATTTTTGTAAAGAAAGGTTGAAAAGTCCTCTGGGCATTGTCTCTCCTTTTCAGACTGATTTGGTGAGCACTATTGGAGAATCTGCAGCTCTGGGAGCTTCAGGGATAATAATGTGGGGAGCAACCAAAGACTACTACCACAAGGTAATCTCTGTTTTCTGAAACATGCACATTCTTTTGGATTATTTTAAAAGGGGAGGAGTCAtcttgtccttgggcaagacacttaaccccaagttgctcccgctgcttcatcggtggaatatgaatgtgtgtgaataggattagtttcttctgatggacactttacacagcagcctctaccatcagggtgtgaatgtgtaggtgtgacctgcggtaaaagctctttgagtagtcagaagactagaaaagcgatatacaagctcaagtccatttaccataaaaTGTGGCtataatcattttttaatcattctgACTGTTAAGTGACCTCTCTCTAACACGTCTTAACCATTAAAGATTGGTCTCTTTTTTTAGTgaaattttctgtttttcttttaaaagtatATGCTGACAAAGCTGAGTAGGTAAAATAGTAACACAAATGTCAAGTGTGAACTGCTGAGATGAAGCACAGTGAAGCTTTAAGAGAGAACAATGACTTAAAGACACGTCATGTTTCCGGTCAGTTAAAAACATTGTGCATGTTGTGCTCTTTCCGGGTCTGAAAAAGGGGAACACAGATGACGAGGCTTTAATGAGAAAAGTATTTCTCTGCCTGTGTTTCCTCTTTAAGAAGGAACTCACAGGAGCCGCAGTTGACATTTGTTGTTTATTCTTAAACGTTTTGGGGCATTGATGGCTTAGTGGTCAGGTCGCCCTAAACGTACAAAAGCTATAGTCCCCAAGGTGGATGGTtggggttcaaatccgacttgCAGCTCCTGCcacgcatgtcattccctgctctctcacAGTTTTTCTTCTCTATCCAAAATCCTGTCTAAATTAAGgcaaaaaccccaaaataaatcttaaaattcAATAGAGTTCTTTAAACACAAATTTTATATTCAAAGCTTCTTTGaagagtttttaactggttttgaaacagactgaaattattATTGAGATATTAATGACATAAAGACATAAAGTTGATGCGCGTAATGGGAGGCAACAAGAGACAAACAAATTAAGGAGAAAGGAAGTGAGTGATCAGCTGGGGGtagtgttagatgaggctgaatgctttggtgaacaggtggtgattgaggaggtttttaaaaatggccAGAGATGCAGCAGTGCAGATTTACCATGTTGGCGGATTATTGGACCGAGGGGGAGCATGTAGATGGTGAAGAGAAGAGGGCCAAGCACAGAACCTTGTGGTACTCCTTGGTCATTCTTTGTAATGATTAAAACCATGGCCACAGGGTACAGTAGGAGTCAGACAAGATAATTAACAACACCTCAGGAACAGCCtgattttgttacattttccacagcaaagattaaCAATGAGGACAGCaggaagagttttttttaaaacaaaaaacaatgctAAAGATGTACAGGGCAAGAAAGGCAAAGAGATAATTAGTACAACTTTGTCCACAGATTGCGCTAAAatcaagacaaagagaaagttCCTCAGAGTAGCTTTGATGTATTCAAACATCTTCTCACACTCATATTTTCAAAAacgtttctctttcttttctccctttagGGCGCCTGTCATTCTCTGTCCAAGTACCTGGAATCCACCTTGAACCCTTACGTTGCCAACGTGACGGCGGCCGCCATGCTCTGCAGCCAGGTCTTGTGTCAGGGGAAGGGCCGCTGTGTCAGGAAGAACTACGACTCCACCCACTACCTTCACCTGAACCCCACCCACTTCAGCATCAAGAAGGCCGACAGGAAGTACGTGGCCGTTGGTCTTCCATCTGCTGCTGATCTTAAAACATGGGCCGAAAACTTCACCTGTCAGTGCTACATGGGATCCAGATGTTCACCGAAACTGCTGCGTCCTAAAAGGACCAAACACATCTGGGTTTAATCTGTAAACTTAAGCTCATGAGCATAACAGTTATGTAGTTATTGAAGCAATTAAAACAACTCTAATCTGATGAAATACCCTCTTAAATCGCCATCTTGTTCTTCTAGGCAGAAAGtcctgtttctatgacaacagtctgttgacattgGCCACTGTCTGATCGACACTGCTCCTTTACTTttaattgtatgttttttatttgagatcgtttatttcctgatcagacacggagcgagtaGGATGTGGGTACAATACTTGAGCCGTATGCAACCAAACTACgggaaatatcaaacatttgtaaaaagagtgctggtgacgtcaacagcgcctttctgaaaattgaaagattttcaatttGAACACTCGGTGCAGCtgcgaacgctctctactcattgaaaacaattgaagaAAGACACTAgaaaaacactaggtggacacggggtcTAAATGTAACATATAATTGCCAAGTCGTATACAATACCAAATTATTTGAATTGGAAACTTAAAGGCACTGAAAACTGTTCTTTGTATATGGCAACCATTTTGCTtgagtcaaaacacacactggcCTAAGATAACCGTTAATGATTCACTCTTGCTCTGTGAGTTTCAGAAccaaacaggagaggaggtATAGGtattggatggatagatgggttcAACTGCTGGTCAACAGGCGTTTCAGTTCATCACTCTGACCTCAGCTCCGCGTCTGTCATTTTTACCCATTGGGCATTTGTTTAATAGATGTAGCCATTTTGTATTTTGAGAGTTCCAGACTTTTCTCTCGGCAGACATACAGACTTGTCATAGCAAGAAAATCTTAGGTAAAAGATAATAACACCATGCAGTGATGAATCTTGTCCGTTTAGGTGTGTCAGTACAGCAAGTACCATATCAAGGCTTTGGCACTGGCACACATTAATAAAGTGCACTCAtcataatgctgtttttttaggACAGAATTTTTCATCCATTATACAAGTTCCTTCTTGTCTGTGAGCAGAAAATTAAAGCTTTTTAGCAGAATGGGATATAAGTTAATTTTGAGGAGATTTCCTAAGCAGCAAGCTTAAGCATTTACAGTTATGGCACAAAAGCATTCACACTTGCTGCTGTTTAAGGAAACTTCCCAACATGGTCACTAATGTCAAATGAGTGTAGATTTTAAataggacatattatcccccctttccatcttttcaaacagtcccctgtggtctaaatgaaacatctgtgctgtgctttggtcaaaatataacatgaatcaagcaccagaggaggtttgtgaccctgtataaaccagctctctcagaacgctccgttttggtgtgtgtgtctctttaaatgcaatgagccccccctgagttttccccgtagacatcactccttcgctagtgagaataaaaatggcggacctgcgtaaaagttttgctctaggcttgGGGGTGACCAGaattttaaccagaatcccactgtcagaaggagagcacatttgaaaaggagcattttcctctgtgttgtaagacttatgcagaccacaaacaaaggactggatgggtttatttcacattttgggggtcggtagacactcaggttacccaaatatatgttcaacaacactgtacaagtgggtTTTTCATAATACGTCCCCTTTAAATGTACTCAATTAAAGTTGTTCCTAAGAATTCCTAAGTGCATGCCATATTGCACATGTTCCCCTGTCTGTGTAGCGAATCGGCCCTGCAAGCAGTGCCTACATGCTATATGTTTTGACAATAATCATACCTACATATCCAAATCAGCCATAGTTCAAAATGCATTCTTGTCCTATTCGCTTACATTTTTGGATGCAATTTGGCAGCCGTGacaaaagaagcagaaagacaAAGGAAAAAGAGCTTCAAAAAGACAAATTGCTTCCATATCATACATGTTGCACTCTATTCCTTCAACTGGTCTTGTTCAACAGCTGAGCAGTGCGGTTGAGAGAGCGCTGTATGTATTTGTAGGTATGTCTGTTAAATAATGCTGTTTTCTATGCTTGTGTTGTACCTTGTTTTTGTGTTAGGACCCCTTTGAAAATGAGATGgtgcatctcaaggggctatcctttaataaattaaaatcaaCCTGCTAACCAAGATGAATATGATAAAATGGTGCATCTCTAATTGTATGCTATCATAATGACTAGAAAATAGTCAGATTAATGTAACATAGGAGAAAGACGATAAGGCCGTTCTGGACGCAAAAAAGGTGTGAATGGGGCCAAAGGTCAAAAAATTTCTGTGTCGACCTTTCGGTGCACCCTTAGTTTGAACAAAGTGCGTCAGCACTGACATCAGGATTAAAGTACTTTACACAACAATAGAGTACATAATGAGTGCAGCGCAATGAAGGCCTCAAGCCCAAACATGTCGATCTGACGTTAAAATTGTTTTCTGTAGTACAAGCTGATGGAGTTTAGACCTCCTCAAGGCTACTAGCTGCAACCCCTGTAACCTTTGTTCAGGACAAATCTCTTCTTATTTCTTATCCCATGAGTCCTACACTCAAAAGAACAATGCTTTGCTGGAGATCATGCATGAGTTTGCTCTCCATGAttacaaaaatattaaaaggaAATCTGTAAAATGACCTGGGTTTTGCAGAATGAGTGATTCATGTTTTTGCAGAATTCTGTTGGGTACATCTACCATGTATTGCAGTTTATTTCCAGCCAAATTACAAGTAATCCTTCCCTTTGTGGGCTGACATAGAGCAGAAGTTGGTGATGATTGAAGACGGACGGAACAGCCCAGTTTCTTCATGTGATTCACCACTCTTCTGGTAGATTTCCTTTTAGTGAACCTCCATCAACAGCTGACCAAGTTCAAACTCTCACTGCATACTTCGCGTGTCCTGACACAGCCCCCGGATATGAGCGGCACTTGTGTCCACACATTGTCCTCATCCCAGAGCTTCCTCAGATATCTGCCTCCGGGcggagaggggtgggggggagctCATCCTGAGCCTGGAACACATCAGGACGtcccaataaataacagaacaCCCCGGGCCTGCAAATCATTCTGCTCTGACAAGTTTCCACAAGTGTTCTGCGCCTGTGATTGAAGCTCTGGCATCAGCTCGTTTAACGAGGAGAGCAAGTTTATGACAAACAGGTAATCATTTAACGACTCACCGAGCGTGCAGATTGGACAGGGGGGACGTTGGACCACCACAGCAGGTTGGTACTTACTTAATAACGTCTTATTTAACTGTCTCATTTGGGTTCAAAGGTTTATTGGTGTTTTCCTGAGAGTTTAACCGAACATTACCAGGGTCGtgttcatcagcagctgtgacATTGTTTTTACTCTCAGGAGTGTAGCCTCTTTTGAAAAC includes:
- the LOC109984844 gene encoding hyaluronidase PH-20 translates to MTAPTFQSCVLLCIIGSITTILALPPTEAPLFKGHPFVAIWNAPTDKCQHLHIPLDTAAFKAVTKPNLVPGQFLTIFYEERLGLYPKVDNKGDKTYNGGIPQRGHLTEHLAKAKNQIDRYISKDSSHGLAVIDWESWRPLWDRNWGSKHVYQKLSIAYAKQMFPFLTRKKVSERAMVDFQDAGRRFMEKTLSLGISERPNRHWGFYLLPDCYNYDWKNKDYTGKCPAEMQKQNNKLLWLWERSTALFPSIYLKKNLSNTAKATLFARNRVQEAVRVSKLPKHPYTVPIYVYQKPLYREQAKKFLSKTDLVSTIGESAALGASGIIMWGATKDYYHKGACHSLSKYLESTLNPYVANVTAAAMLCSQVLCQGKGRCVRKNYDSTHYLHLNPTHFSIKKADRKYVAVGLPSAADLKTWAENFTCQCYMGSRCSPKLLRPKRTKHIWV